In the genome of Streptomyces pactum, one region contains:
- a CDS encoding RluA family pseudouridine synthase, with translation MRRKTKAPPAPLPQRGGLDPVRLRLPEEGPWATVRDHLADRLPALGAARIDAMLREGAIVGQCGPVAVDAPFAPGAYVWFHRPLEPEVPVPFPLEVLYRDECLLVVDKPHFLATTPRGRHVAETALVRLRHRLGLPALSPAHRLDRLTAGVVMFVIRPEHRGAYQGLFQQRRVRKEYEAVAPYRPGLRLPCRVRSRIVKERGVIAAREVPGEPNSETVVELAEHREGLGRYRLVPLTGRTHQLRLHMSGLGVPILGDPVYPVVTDPAPDDFGRPLQLLARAVKFTDPVTGREHRFVSRRSLEAWDCHRRWAGGEAPAPG, from the coding sequence ATGAGACGGAAAACCAAGGCCCCGCCCGCGCCCCTGCCGCAGCGCGGCGGGCTCGACCCGGTCCGGCTGCGGCTGCCCGAGGAGGGCCCCTGGGCAACGGTGCGGGACCACCTGGCCGACCGGCTGCCCGCGCTGGGCGCGGCGCGGATCGACGCGATGCTGCGGGAGGGCGCGATCGTGGGGCAGTGCGGGCCGGTGGCGGTGGACGCGCCCTTCGCCCCCGGCGCGTACGTGTGGTTCCACCGCCCGCTCGAACCGGAGGTCCCGGTCCCCTTCCCGCTGGAGGTGCTGTACCGCGACGAGTGCCTGCTGGTGGTGGACAAGCCGCACTTCCTGGCGACCACCCCGCGCGGCCGGCACGTGGCCGAGACCGCCCTGGTCCGGCTCCGCCACCGGCTGGGGCTGCCCGCGCTCAGTCCCGCGCACCGGCTGGACCGGCTGACCGCCGGGGTGGTGATGTTCGTGATCCGCCCCGAGCACCGCGGTGCGTACCAGGGCCTGTTCCAGCAGCGGCGGGTCCGCAAGGAGTACGAGGCGGTGGCGCCGTACCGGCCCGGGCTGCGGCTGCCGTGCCGGGTGCGCAGCCGGATCGTCAAGGAGCGCGGGGTGATCGCCGCGCGCGAGGTGCCGGGCGAGCCGAACAGCGAGACGGTGGTCGAGCTGGCCGAGCACCGGGAGGGGCTGGGCCGCTACCGGCTGGTGCCGCTCACCGGACGCACCCACCAGCTGCGGCTGCACATGAGCGGGCTGGGCGTGCCGATCCTGGGCGACCCGGTCTACCCGGTCGTCACCGACCCGGCGCCGGACGACTTCGGCCGGCCGCTGCAACTGCTGGCCCGGGCGGTGAAGTTCACCGACCCGGTCACCGGCCGGGAGCACCGGTTCGTCAGCCGCCGTTCCCTGGAGGCCTGGGACTGCCACCGCCGCTGGGCGGGCGGGGAGGCGCCCGCCCCCGGCTGA
- a CDS encoding MBL fold metallo-hydrolase, whose protein sequence is MSSTARDTDTAAPPRVEEIDEGIYAYVQPPGTWWVNNTGFLVGRRGVTSVDACSTERRTRAYLEAIGKVTPRPVRTLINTHHHGDHTFGNHLFDGATVVGHEGVREGIRAWGMPASAPFWTEVDWGHVELEPPFLTYTEGVTLWVDDLRCEVRHVGTAAHTTNDSIMWIPERRVLFAGDLLFHGGTPFLLQGSIAGAIEVLETVIAPLGARTIVAGHGPVAGPGLIDDVLGYLRFVQETARRGHAAGLTPLETAREADLGEYAALSDGERIVGNLHRAYAEIEGAAPGAPIDAVAALTDMVTYNGGRPLTCTA, encoded by the coding sequence ATGAGCAGCACCGCCCGCGACACCGACACCGCCGCCCCGCCCCGCGTCGAGGAGATCGACGAGGGCATCTACGCCTATGTGCAGCCGCCCGGCACCTGGTGGGTGAACAACACCGGCTTCCTGGTCGGCCGGCGGGGGGTGACCAGTGTGGACGCCTGCTCCACCGAACGGCGCACCCGGGCCTACCTGGAGGCGATCGGGAAGGTGACGCCCCGCCCGGTGCGCACCCTGATCAACACCCACCACCACGGCGACCACACCTTCGGCAACCACCTCTTCGACGGCGCCACCGTCGTCGGCCACGAAGGGGTGCGGGAGGGGATACGCGCCTGGGGCATGCCGGCCTCCGCCCCGTTCTGGACCGAGGTCGACTGGGGCCACGTCGAGCTGGAGCCGCCCTTCCTCACCTACACCGAGGGGGTCACCCTCTGGGTGGACGACCTGCGGTGCGAGGTGCGGCACGTGGGCACCGCCGCGCACACCACCAACGACTCGATCATGTGGATTCCCGAGCGCCGGGTCCTGTTCGCCGGCGACCTGCTGTTCCACGGGGGCACCCCGTTCCTCCTCCAGGGCTCGATCGCCGGGGCGATCGAGGTGCTGGAGACGGTGATCGCGCCGCTCGGCGCGCGGACCATCGTCGCCGGGCACGGGCCGGTGGCCGGCCCCGGGCTCATCGACGACGTCCTGGGCTACCTGCGGTTCGTCCAGGAGACCGCGCGCCGCGGGCACGCCGCCGGGCTCACCCCGCTGGAGACCGCCCGGGAGGCCGACCTGGGGGAGTACGCCGCCCTCTCGGACGGAGAGCGCATCGTGGGCAACCTGCACCGGGCCTACGCCGAGATCGAGGGGGCCGCCCCCGGCGCCCCGATCGACGCGGTGGCGGCCCTCACCGACATGGTCACCTACAACGGGGGACGCCCGCTGACCTGCACCGCCTGA
- a CDS encoding glycoside hydrolase family 65 protein: MIAHDAYAVEPWCLRETTLHLDVLPQSESLFALSNGHVGWRGNLDEGEPHGLPGTYLNGVHELRPLPYAEAGYGYPESGQTVIDVSNGKVIRLLVDDEPFDLRYGALHHHERVLDLRAGVLERSCEWTSPAGRTVRVRSTRLVSFTQRAVAGIAYEVEPVDSEVRVVIQSELVANEQLPPLGGDPRAAAVLESPLEPEDHAAEGSRLRLVHLTRRSGLRIAAAADHVVRGPETVRTATESSDDLARMTVTAVLKPGETLRLEKLVAYGWSAVRSLPAVRDQVDAALAGARSTGWHGLLEQQRGYLDDFWNRADVEVDGDAEIQQAVRFALFHVLQAGARSEERAIPAKGLTGSGYDGHSFWDTEMFVLPLLTYTAPESVAEALRWRHATLPEARERAEQLGLRGAAFPWRTIDGAECSGYWPAGTAAFHVNAAIAAAVVRYVSSTGDEEFARQTGVELLVETARLWRSLGHHDHHGRFHIDGVTGPDEYSALADDNAYTNLMAQSNLRDAADIVERHPKEAAALGVDDEEAAAWRDAAEAMTVHFDRVLGVHEQSRGFTSHQVWDFAGTRPDQYPLLLHFPYFDLYRKQVVKQADLVLAMFTRGDAFTPEQKARNFAYYEALTVRDSSLSACCQAVIAAEVGHLRLAYDYMGEAALMDLKDLQNNTRDGLHIASLAGTWLALVAGFGGMRHRDGTFHFAPKLPEKLGRLAFTVQVRGRCLRVEITDSVATYTLVGGEPLEIRHYGDPLTVAVGDPQRRPVPEPPALPEPEQPPGRRPAHR, translated from the coding sequence ATGATCGCCCATGACGCCTACGCGGTCGAACCGTGGTGCCTGCGGGAGACCACGCTGCACCTGGACGTGCTGCCGCAGAGCGAGTCGCTGTTCGCCCTCTCCAACGGGCACGTCGGCTGGCGGGGGAACCTGGACGAGGGGGAACCGCACGGGCTTCCCGGCACCTACCTCAACGGGGTGCACGAGCTGCGTCCGCTGCCGTACGCGGAGGCCGGCTACGGGTACCCGGAGTCCGGGCAGACGGTGATCGACGTCAGCAACGGCAAGGTGATCCGGCTGCTGGTGGACGACGAACCGTTCGACCTGCGGTACGGGGCGCTCCACCACCACGAGCGGGTGCTGGACCTGCGCGCCGGGGTGCTGGAGCGCAGCTGCGAGTGGACCTCGCCGGCCGGGCGCACGGTGCGGGTGCGCTCCACCCGGCTGGTCTCCTTCACCCAGCGGGCGGTGGCCGGCATCGCGTACGAGGTGGAGCCGGTGGACTCCGAGGTGCGGGTGGTGATCCAGTCGGAGCTGGTCGCCAACGAGCAGCTGCCGCCGCTGGGCGGCGACCCGCGGGCGGCCGCGGTCCTGGAGTCGCCGCTGGAGCCGGAGGACCACGCCGCGGAGGGCAGCCGGCTGCGGCTGGTGCACCTCACCCGGCGCAGCGGGCTGCGGATCGCCGCCGCTGCCGACCACGTGGTGCGCGGGCCGGAGACGGTGCGGACCGCGACCGAGAGCAGTGACGACCTGGCGCGCATGACGGTGACCGCGGTGCTCAAGCCCGGCGAGACGCTGCGGCTGGAGAAGCTGGTGGCGTACGGCTGGTCGGCGGTGCGGTCGCTGCCGGCGGTGCGGGACCAGGTGGACGCCGCGCTGGCGGGGGCCCGCAGCACCGGCTGGCATGGGCTGCTGGAGCAGCAGCGCGGCTACCTCGACGACTTCTGGAACCGCGCCGACGTGGAGGTGGACGGCGACGCGGAGATCCAGCAGGCGGTGCGCTTCGCGCTCTTCCACGTGCTCCAGGCGGGCGCGCGGAGCGAGGAGCGGGCCATCCCGGCGAAGGGGCTCACCGGTTCCGGGTACGACGGGCACTCCTTCTGGGACACCGAGATGTTCGTGCTGCCGCTGCTGACGTACACCGCGCCGGAGTCGGTGGCCGAGGCGCTGCGGTGGCGGCACGCGACGCTGCCGGAGGCGCGGGAGCGGGCGGAGCAACTGGGCCTGCGCGGCGCGGCGTTCCCCTGGCGGACCATCGACGGGGCGGAGTGTTCCGGGTACTGGCCGGCCGGCACCGCCGCGTTCCACGTGAACGCGGCGATCGCCGCGGCGGTGGTGCGGTACGTGTCGTCCACCGGGGACGAGGAGTTCGCCCGGCAGACCGGGGTGGAGCTGCTGGTGGAGACGGCGCGGCTGTGGCGTTCGCTGGGGCACCACGACCACCACGGCCGGTTCCACATCGACGGGGTGACCGGACCGGACGAGTACAGCGCGCTGGCGGACGACAACGCCTACACCAACCTCATGGCGCAGTCGAACCTGCGGGACGCCGCCGACATCGTGGAGCGCCATCCGAAGGAGGCGGCCGCGCTGGGGGTGGACGACGAGGAGGCGGCGGCGTGGCGGGACGCCGCGGAGGCCATGACGGTCCACTTCGACCGGGTGCTGGGGGTGCACGAGCAGTCCCGGGGCTTCACCAGCCACCAGGTGTGGGACTTCGCCGGCACCCGGCCGGACCAGTACCCGCTGCTGCTCCACTTCCCCTACTTCGACCTGTACCGGAAGCAGGTCGTCAAGCAGGCGGACCTGGTGCTGGCGATGTTCACCCGCGGGGACGCCTTCACCCCCGAGCAGAAGGCCCGCAACTTCGCGTACTACGAGGCGCTGACGGTACGGGACTCCTCGCTGTCCGCCTGCTGCCAGGCCGTGATCGCCGCCGAGGTGGGCCATCTGCGGCTCGCCTACGACTACATGGGCGAGGCGGCGCTGATGGACTTGAAGGACCTGCAGAACAACACCCGGGACGGGCTGCACATCGCCTCGCTCGCCGGGACCTGGCTGGCGCTGGTCGCCGGGTTCGGCGGGATGCGGCACCGGGACGGCACCTTCCACTTCGCGCCCAAGCTGCCGGAGAAACTGGGCCGGCTGGCGTTCACGGTGCAGGTGCGGGGCCGCTGCCTGCGGGTGGAGATCACCGACTCGGTGGCCACGTACACGCTGGTCGGGGGTGAGCCGCTGGAGATCCGGCACTACGGGGACCCGCTGACGGTTGCCGTGGGGGACCCGCAGCGACGGCCGGTGCCCGAGCCGCCCGCCCTGCCGGAGCCGGAGCAGCCGCCCGGCCGCCGCCCGGCGCACCGCTGA
- a CDS encoding lycopene cyclase family protein, with protein sequence MIVVGGGAAGLSLAHRLVLTGSHPVTLIEPPDGPPRPPERTWCFWDRDTGDLREAIGASWSRLRVRGPDGGEVTVDPAPLRYHMLRSARFERLVHARLAGSRTARVVRATAHTVRDVAGGAEVRCAAPDGRELTLCARLVFDSRPLPALPPARTLLLQHFRGWFVRTAGDRFDPRVADLMDFRVPQPRHGLAFGYVLPLAPDRALVEYTEFSRTPLTTAGYEAALGHYGRDVLRLGPFTVEAAEQGVIPMTDARFPRRSGPAVFRIGTAGGATRPATGYTFAAVQRQSRAIAAALRDGRATVPAPHRRRALAMDAVLLRALDTGRIDGPAFFTGLFRHTPAERLLRFLDGATTPWEEWGIGARTPVVPMLRTALELPFLPRRARPAAGTAPRHRERPS encoded by the coding sequence GTGATCGTGGTGGGCGGCGGCGCGGCCGGGCTGAGCCTGGCGCACCGGCTGGTCCTGACCGGCAGCCACCCCGTCACCCTGATCGAACCGCCGGACGGGCCGCCGCGGCCGCCGGAGCGCACCTGGTGCTTCTGGGACCGGGACACCGGCGACCTCCGGGAGGCGATCGGCGCCTCCTGGTCGCGGCTGCGGGTGCGCGGCCCCGACGGCGGCGAGGTCACCGTCGATCCGGCGCCGCTGCGCTACCACATGCTGCGCTCCGCCCGCTTCGAGCGCCTGGTGCACGCCCGGCTCGCCGGGTCCCGCACGGCGCGCGTGGTGCGCGCGACGGCGCACACGGTGCGCGACGTGGCGGGCGGCGCGGAGGTGCGCTGCGCGGCCCCGGACGGCCGGGAGCTGACGCTCTGCGCCCGCCTCGTGTTCGACTCCCGTCCGCTGCCCGCCCTGCCGCCGGCCAGGACGCTGCTCCTCCAGCACTTCCGCGGCTGGTTCGTGCGGACCGCCGGGGACCGGTTCGACCCCCGGGTGGCGGACCTGATGGACTTCCGGGTGCCCCAGCCGCGCCACGGTCTCGCCTTCGGCTACGTCCTGCCGCTGGCACCGGACCGGGCGCTGGTCGAGTACACCGAGTTCTCCCGCACCCCGCTGACCACCGCCGGGTACGAGGCGGCGCTGGGCCACTACGGCCGGGACGTCCTGCGGCTGGGCCCGTTCACCGTGGAGGCGGCCGAACAGGGCGTCATCCCCATGACCGACGCGCGCTTCCCGCGCCGGTCCGGTCCCGCGGTGTTCCGGATCGGCACCGCCGGCGGCGCCACCCGCCCGGCGACCGGCTACACCTTCGCCGCCGTACAGCGGCAGAGCCGGGCCATCGCCGCCGCGCTTCGTGACGGCCGCGCGACCGTCCCGGCCCCGCACCGGCGGCGCGCGCTGGCCATGGACGCGGTGCTGCTGCGGGCCCTGGACACCGGGCGGATCGACGGCCCCGCCTTCTTCACCGGGCTGTTCCGCCACACGCCCGCGGAACGGCTGCTGCGCTTCCTCGACGGCGCCACCACCCCCTGGGAGGAGTGGGGCATCGGGGCCCGCACCCCCGTCGTCCCGATGCTGCGCACCGCCCTCGAACTGCCCTTCCTGCCCCGCCGCGCCCGTCCCGCGGCCGGCACCGCACCCCGGCACCGGGAGAGACCGTCATGA
- a CDS encoding methyltransferase domain-containing protein: MTLLRDRDLARAFDHAAHTYDRLTALSPGHRTELLRSARRLRLPAGGAGLHVLDLGCGTGASTRALLRAAPRARITGIDASPGMLRRARAAPWPPRVRFRQLTAEEAVTAGEGPFDAVFAAFLLRNVTDPDRILAGVRTVLRPGGRLAVHDYSLSGSAVHRALWTAVCRGAIIPAGTLTGDGALYRHLWAGVLAFDTAPALTDRLRRHGFTQVRAAPAAGWQTGIVHTFLARNGPAGGAGRDR; the protein is encoded by the coding sequence ATGACCCTGCTGCGCGACCGCGACCTGGCCCGCGCCTTCGACCACGCCGCGCACACCTACGACCGGCTCACCGCCCTCAGCCCCGGCCACCGCACCGAACTGCTCCGCTCGGCGCGCCGGCTGCGGCTGCCCGCCGGCGGGGCCGGGCTGCACGTCCTGGACCTCGGCTGCGGCACCGGCGCCTCCACCCGGGCGCTGCTGCGGGCCGCGCCCCGGGCCCGGATCACCGGCATCGACGCCTCGCCCGGGATGCTGCGCCGGGCCCGGGCCGCACCGTGGCCGCCCCGGGTGCGCTTCCGGCAGCTGACCGCGGAGGAGGCCGTCACGGCCGGGGAAGGCCCCTTCGACGCGGTCTTCGCCGCCTTCCTGCTGCGCAACGTCACCGACCCGGACCGGATCCTGGCCGGGGTGCGCACCGTCCTGCGGCCCGGCGGGCGGCTGGCCGTGCACGACTACAGCCTCAGCGGCTCGGCCGTGCACCGCGCCCTGTGGACCGCCGTGTGCCGCGGCGCGATCATCCCGGCCGGCACGCTCACCGGCGACGGCGCCCTGTACCGCCACCTGTGGGCGGGCGTCCTCGCCTTCGACACCGCCCCGGCCCTCACCGACCGGCTGCGCCGCCACGGGTTCACCCAGGTGCGCGCCGCCCCGGCCGCCGGGTGGCAGACCGGCATCGTGCACACCTTCCTCGCCCGCAACGGCCCGGCCGGCGGAGCGGGGCGGGACCGGTGA
- a CDS encoding HAD family hydrolase yields MTTPAPKLPPAITACLFDLDGVLTRTAVVHAAAWRETFDDFLRHRDGPGFRPFDPVHDYDEYVDGRPRADGVRTFLASRGVRLPEGSPDDPPDRDTVQGLGNRKNELLLRKIREDGVAAYPGSVRFLRAVRAAGLRTAVVSSSANCRDVVASAGLAQDLEVRVDGVVAAERGLPGKPRPDTFLEAARELGVTPAQAAVFEDALAGMDAGRAGDFGYVVGVDRTGQAEALRRHGADIVVEDLAELL; encoded by the coding sequence ATGACCACGCCCGCACCGAAGCTGCCGCCCGCCATCACCGCCTGCCTGTTCGACCTGGACGGGGTCCTGACCCGGACCGCCGTGGTGCACGCCGCCGCCTGGCGGGAGACCTTCGACGACTTCCTGCGCCACCGGGACGGGCCCGGGTTCCGCCCGTTCGACCCGGTGCACGACTACGACGAGTACGTGGACGGGCGGCCGCGCGCCGACGGGGTGCGTACCTTCCTGGCCTCCCGCGGGGTGCGGCTGCCGGAGGGGTCGCCGGACGACCCGCCGGACCGGGACACCGTGCAGGGGCTGGGCAACCGCAAGAACGAGCTGCTGCTGCGGAAGATCCGCGAGGACGGGGTGGCGGCGTACCCCGGGTCGGTGCGGTTCCTCCGGGCGGTGCGGGCGGCCGGGCTGCGCACCGCCGTGGTGTCCTCCAGCGCCAACTGCCGGGACGTGGTCGCCTCGGCCGGACTGGCGCAGGACCTGGAGGTCCGGGTGGACGGGGTGGTCGCCGCCGAGCGGGGGCTGCCGGGCAAACCGCGCCCGGACACCTTCCTGGAGGCCGCCCGGGAACTGGGCGTGACCCCGGCGCAGGCGGCGGTCTTCGAGGACGCGCTGGCCGGGATGGACGCCGGGCGGGCGGGCGACTTCGGGTACGTGGTGGGGGTGGACCGCACCGGTCAGGCCGAGGCGCTGCGGCGGCACGGCGCCGACATCGTGGTCGAGGATCTGGCCGAACTGCTGTGA
- a CDS encoding ribosome-inactivating family protein: protein MSPRTGGHARRLGGVLVRCLLALALAAGSAATVLERPAAATADDTDDFPAVYRQLVEQIRAAARGGERVSTSLAGPARARPTDLAEASTGRRGTALISLDAVLPGEQLPSVSLVIRREDMYVLGFYQNSSLTHTFFHFDDADLSALDWTVFGNVRPTPVDLHLPSRYAGMADENVFQQWITPDSLRMAVRQLAYTNTTPESLRSAGHHLARLIMTLLEGARNREVEENIHNGFAAEGAWYAADDEPYIHNWAAMSDVVRNGHSYTLTVRGTRYTFMLGYLRSMLAILQIPPGSTPLPMCSGPVSGSGSGPCPPSLTSDNRRGALSGLPDWSEAGYRGGRALPGHQELTTDAACRITPQELAETYEVRPDDGADDSAGVQRAIDAIRGGCGDRANFDRLSLIQLPAGRLDISRQISVDTDHLVIRGAGSDPAKGTRIVFRPDGDTRYDTLTADGSRWDQDAMVHEAGADTAKGGWLWPGRGLFRIQTREVAARYADEWAAAPANRKDLYEGSVNQHWASGVKLRAADGDPGHSAREGDRVVHLDAKADMSRFRRGGHLWVGAPNTRKFYAVQQATDESRYENLHMRQQVFRIAAVDVDNRTVTLDKPLEFDLPVDSTSDGSAPIGTTAYAGKVTPLKMVVGVGLENFSFTQEVPGLTPQQAAHDYGNLAPAQAMHGVVFKWAADSWVRGVRSEMTGSHPIVTEVAKNLQIEGNHLEGAWNKGKGGNGYLRGSRVWDSLYAHNTTRGLRHFTLQWSASGNVVYGNDMDSDLNLHGGWERRNLFENNTVRVPYEHRSGSCSTACGGEGGEMDSGTWYPIWWAAGPKAVKWAGSSGPQNVFHNNVLTKQLTAGGPYTEYLPYSRSGSGVRPVYQFGSAADDPGAFRHLVRDGTPIADWNGHETADYTGSDAGVNASRTESSASLFLRRTE, encoded by the coding sequence GTGAGCCCGCGCACCGGAGGGCACGCACGACGCCTGGGCGGCGTCCTGGTGCGCTGCCTCCTCGCACTGGCCCTCGCGGCCGGGTCCGCCGCCACCGTGCTGGAGCGGCCCGCCGCCGCCACGGCGGACGACACCGACGACTTCCCGGCCGTGTACCGGCAGCTGGTCGAGCAGATCCGCGCGGCCGCCCGGGGCGGCGAGCGGGTGTCCACCTCCCTGGCGGGCCCCGCACGGGCCCGGCCCACCGATCTGGCCGAGGCGTCCACCGGCCGCCGCGGCACCGCGCTGATCAGCCTCGACGCCGTCCTCCCGGGGGAACAGCTCCCCTCGGTCAGCCTCGTCATCCGGCGCGAGGACATGTATGTGCTGGGCTTCTACCAGAACAGCTCCCTGACCCACACGTTCTTCCACTTCGACGACGCCGACCTGTCCGCACTGGACTGGACCGTCTTCGGCAACGTCCGCCCCACGCCGGTCGATCTCCACCTGCCGAGCCGGTACGCGGGGATGGCGGACGAGAACGTCTTCCAGCAGTGGATCACGCCGGACAGCCTCCGGATGGCCGTGAGGCAGCTCGCCTACACCAACACCACCCCGGAGAGCCTCAGATCCGCGGGACACCACCTGGCGAGACTGATCATGACGCTGCTGGAGGGGGCCCGGAACCGGGAGGTCGAGGAGAACATCCACAACGGCTTCGCGGCGGAGGGCGCGTGGTACGCCGCCGATGACGAACCGTACATCCACAACTGGGCCGCGATGTCGGACGTGGTCCGCAACGGGCACAGCTACACGCTGACGGTGCGCGGCACGCGGTACACGTTCATGCTCGGCTACCTGCGCTCCATGCTCGCCATCCTCCAGATCCCGCCCGGGTCCACCCCGCTGCCGATGTGCTCGGGGCCGGTGTCCGGGTCGGGGTCCGGACCGTGTCCGCCGTCCCTCACCTCGGACAACCGCCGCGGCGCGCTGTCCGGCCTGCCGGACTGGTCCGAGGCCGGCTACCGGGGCGGCCGCGCGCTCCCCGGGCACCAGGAACTCACCACCGACGCGGCGTGCCGGATCACGCCGCAGGAGCTGGCCGAGACCTACGAGGTGCGCCCCGACGACGGTGCGGACGACTCCGCGGGGGTGCAGCGCGCCATCGACGCCATCCGCGGCGGGTGCGGCGACCGGGCCAACTTCGACCGGCTGTCGCTGATCCAGCTGCCCGCCGGCCGCCTCGACATCAGCCGGCAGATCTCCGTGGACACCGATCACCTGGTGATCCGCGGCGCGGGCAGCGATCCGGCGAAGGGCACCCGGATCGTGTTCCGCCCGGACGGGGACACCCGCTACGACACACTGACCGCCGACGGCAGCCGGTGGGACCAGGACGCCATGGTCCACGAGGCCGGCGCCGACACCGCCAAGGGCGGCTGGCTCTGGCCGGGCCGGGGCCTGTTCCGGATCCAGACCCGGGAGGTCGCCGCACGGTACGCCGACGAGTGGGCCGCCGCGCCCGCCAACCGCAAGGACCTCTACGAGGGCTCGGTCAACCAGCACTGGGCCTCGGGCGTGAAGCTGCGCGCCGCGGACGGCGACCCCGGCCACTCCGCGCGGGAGGGCGACCGGGTGGTCCATCTGGATGCGAAGGCCGACATGTCCCGGTTCCGGCGGGGCGGGCACCTGTGGGTGGGGGCGCCGAACACCCGGAAGTTCTACGCGGTGCAGCAGGCCACGGACGAGAGCCGGTACGAGAACCTGCACATGCGCCAGCAGGTGTTCCGGATCGCCGCGGTGGACGTCGACAACCGCACGGTCACCCTCGACAAGCCGCTGGAGTTCGATCTCCCGGTCGACTCCACCTCGGACGGGTCGGCACCGATCGGCACCACCGCCTACGCCGGCAAGGTGACCCCGCTGAAGATGGTGGTCGGGGTGGGCCTGGAGAACTTCTCCTTCACCCAGGAGGTGCCGGGGCTGACGCCGCAGCAGGCGGCGCACGACTACGGCAACCTGGCCCCCGCGCAGGCGATGCACGGCGTCGTCTTCAAATGGGCCGCCGACTCGTGGGTCCGCGGTGTGCGCTCCGAGATGACCGGCTCGCACCCGATCGTCACGGAGGTCGCCAAGAACCTGCAGATCGAGGGGAACCACCTGGAGGGCGCCTGGAACAAGGGCAAGGGCGGCAACGGCTACCTCCGCGGCAGCCGGGTGTGGGACTCGCTGTACGCCCACAACACCACCCGCGGGCTGCGGCACTTCACCCTGCAGTGGTCGGCGTCGGGCAATGTCGTGTACGGCAACGACATGGACTCCGACCTCAACCTGCACGGCGGGTGGGAGCGCCGCAACCTGTTCGAGAACAACACCGTCCGGGTGCCCTACGAGCACCGCTCCGGAAGCTGCTCCACGGCGTGCGGCGGTGAGGGCGGCGAGATGGACTCCGGCACCTGGTACCCCATCTGGTGGGCGGCGGGGCCCAAGGCGGTGAAGTGGGCCGGCTCCTCGGGGCCGCAGAACGTCTTCCACAACAACGTGCTGACCAAGCAGCTCACCGCCGGCGGTCCCTACACGGAGTACCTGCCGTACAGCCGGTCCGGCAGCGGCGTCCGGCCGGTGTACCAGTTCGGTTCGGCCGCGGACGACCCCGGCGCCTTCCGGCACCTGGTGCGCGACGGAACGCCGATCGCGGACTGGAACGGCCACGAGACGGCGGACTACACCGGATCGGACGCGGGGGTCAACGCCTCCCGTACCGAGTCGTCCGCCTCGTTGTTCCTCAGAAGGACGGAGTAG